One window of Alkaliphilus metalliredigens QYMF genomic DNA carries:
- a CDS encoding M67 family metallopeptidase yields MIVKISKENYNQIVKQAKEEFPLECCGLLAGVKTDDEILIKKVYALTNIDQSSEHFSMDPKEQFAAIKQMRTDGDIVVGNYHSHPYTPSRPSEEDKRLAYDPKALYGILSLKDQEPVLNFFKITANELVEKLELLVI; encoded by the coding sequence GTGATCGTAAAGATATCGAAAGAAAATTATAACCAAATAGTAAAACAAGCCAAGGAAGAATTCCCACTGGAGTGTTGTGGATTGCTGGCAGGTGTCAAAACAGATGATGAGATTTTAATAAAAAAAGTCTATGCACTGACCAATATAGATCAAAGCAGTGAGCACTTTTCAATGGATCCCAAAGAACAATTCGCTGCCATAAAACAGATGAGAACAGATGGGGATATCGTGGTGGGCAACTATCACTCCCATCCCTATACGCCATCTAGACCGTCGGAAGAAGATAAACGATTGGCATATGACCCCAAGGCACTTTATGGGATCTTATCCTTAAAAGACCAGGAACCTGTACTCAATTTTTTTAAAATTACAGCTAACGAATTAGTAGAGAAGCTAGAATTGCTAGTAATCTAA
- a CDS encoding 4Fe-4S dicluster domain-containing protein, with amino-acid sequence MSIQIDKNKCISCGKCCDICPGNLIDKDDENKAFIRLPEECWGCTACLKECPVEAIKYYLAADIGGKGGYMYSKNHGEYMDWYIVSADHKKYCIKINKKVSNAY; translated from the coding sequence ATGAGCATACAAATTGATAAAAATAAGTGTATCTCATGTGGTAAATGTTGCGATATTTGTCCTGGAAACTTAATTGACAAAGATGATGAAAATAAAGCTTTTATAAGGCTTCCAGAAGAATGCTGGGGATGTACTGCTTGTCTGAAGGAGTGTCCAGTAGAAGCCATTAAATATTATTTAGCAGCGGATATCGGTGGTAAAGGTGGTTATATGTATAGCAAAAATCATGGAGAGTACATGGATTGGTATATTGTAAGCGCTGATCATAAGAAGTATTGTATCAAAATCAACAAGAAAGTGTCTAATGCGTATTAG
- a CDS encoding SLC13 family permease: protein MNTLGKSHFYIDRRPLITLFLIKYKNAILLLFSFVVFFIFISNDNIPQDLSIQAYQALVIFLFANFLWITNVIPLAITSLMVMGLLATFNVLPDEKIYSFFGNSALFFIIGAFIISAGISTSGLNKRIAYYFLSRFGDKPHRLTLSIFLLSAFLAHVMPAHAVAAMLFPILMSISKRLELEQSSILGKYMFFALAWGSVLGGVVTLLGGARNPLALGILEEATGESIGFLDWMIAVAPPIYLIMLIVSIYLVKKVSASTRDTEILKELFSEAGERMSKIQLKEIKALLILVGTIYMWIFQSKRFGIANVALISAALFFVLNVIDWEDAKKEINWGAIFMYGGAIALGKALEETGLLEYINQHYISNMNFSTLGLILVVFSISVFLTEGVSNAAVVVILLPVVIRTTIALGLPSTLAVYLVAVPSGLAFMFPMSSPPNAIAFSSGYIKTSDSLKIGFILNMLSIAVITVFALTYWRIIGIY, encoded by the coding sequence GTGAACACCCTAGGAAAGAGTCATTTTTATATCGATAGAAGACCCTTAATCACACTGTTTTTAATAAAATACAAAAATGCAATTTTACTGTTATTCTCCTTTGTTGTATTTTTTATATTTATTTCAAATGACAATATTCCACAAGATCTGTCGATACAAGCATATCAGGCATTGGTTATATTTTTATTTGCAAACTTCTTGTGGATAACCAACGTGATTCCGCTTGCCATTACAAGTCTTATGGTTATGGGGCTTTTAGCTACATTTAATGTATTACCCGATGAAAAAATATATTCTTTTTTTGGGAATAGTGCCTTGTTTTTTATAATAGGTGCCTTTATCATATCCGCTGGAATTTCTACTTCGGGATTAAATAAAAGAATTGCATATTATTTTCTATCAAGATTTGGGGATAAACCCCATAGGCTCACACTTTCGATTTTTCTACTGTCTGCTTTTTTAGCACATGTGATGCCAGCACATGCAGTGGCAGCCATGCTTTTTCCCATACTCATGTCCATCAGTAAGCGCCTAGAACTAGAGCAAAGTTCGATATTAGGCAAATACATGTTTTTTGCATTGGCATGGGGGAGTGTGCTAGGTGGAGTGGTGACTCTTTTGGGTGGGGCAAGGAATCCCCTTGCCCTAGGCATTCTAGAAGAAGCTACCGGTGAAAGCATTGGGTTTTTGGATTGGATGATCGCAGTGGCACCACCTATCTATTTAATTATGCTCATTGTATCTATCTATTTGGTGAAAAAAGTAAGTGCTTCCACAAGAGATACGGAAATTTTAAAAGAATTGTTTTCGGAAGCTGGGGAAAGAATGAGTAAAATTCAGCTAAAAGAGATCAAGGCATTATTGATCCTAGTGGGTACAATTTATATGTGGATTTTTCAGAGTAAAAGATTTGGAATTGCTAATGTAGCCCTGATTAGTGCAGCGCTGTTTTTCGTATTAAATGTCATCGATTGGGAAGATGCAAAAAAGGAAATCAACTGGGGTGCAATTTTTATGTATGGTGGTGCCATTGCCCTAGGAAAAGCTTTAGAAGAGACGGGATTATTAGAATATATCAACCAACATTATATTTCTAATATGAATTTTTCTACTTTAGGACTTATACTTGTGGTTTTTTCTATCAGTGTATTTCTTACTGAAGGCGTTTCCAATGCAGCTGTTGTGGTAATCCTACTTCCAGTAGTGATCAGAACAACAATTGCCTTAGGACTTCCTTCTACTTTAGCGGTATATTTAGTGGCAGTACCCTCAGGATTAGCTTTTATGTTTCCTATGAGTTCACCACCTAATGCCATCGCATTTTCTTCGGGGTATATCAAAACCAGTGATAGCCTTAAAATAGGGTTTATTTTAAATATGCTATCCATAGCAGTGATTACAGTATTTGCCTTAACCTACTGGCGAATAATTGGGATCTATTAG
- a CDS encoding sulfurtransferase TusA family protein, which translates to MIKIPQEVIEEEKNYRNKVEELKKGVIEPERFKPYRVSMGIYEQRDNDTYMIRTRIPSGVISLEQLKKISELAKQYSHGYIHFTTRQDIQFHKVTLDDTVNIMEGLLEAGIVTRGTGGNTARNIGCSPLSGVSQDDVFDVASYALVTTEYALKDPSMLNLPRKYKIAYSNSPEDTGNATISDLGFVAKIENGEKGFEVYGAGGLGGSPNVSIKLADFIPASEVLYHVQAMKELFENEGDRTNKHKARIRYILQRLGEETFKAKYQEILQEIKKEKSLEVFFKESIPTKQIGEYAEISNPLIFEQKNKGYFSLYIHPENGNLDVENLDKVIKYIDDLNYEVSIRLTNTQGFFVRDLLGSDAENLLDLTGSFTSTFDIDNSVACAGAATCKLGLGLSQNLLSAIKSRFANVDEAIKLQLPRIFISGCQNSCGQHQKGEIGLYGRARRVADGLVPMYVVSFEGAVGVGKANLGSDYGTIPAKKIPGFLYELANLKSESGIIDFSEFVKKEKASLDQLIEGFSTIESETENPNLYYDFGSEEKFSLKGRGPGECSAGVLDVIKLDISNSQAYINEFEKVKESIKLYDASVSAARALLILKGVDTTKDRLIFKEFISHFVDTGHVKEQIKSLIEDLLDYKLGDLDSLENHYEEVKYLVNKVVQMYESLNTKLEITLPKEAEVQNTQNASEVEVNNHTSLNIVDLKGVKCPMNFVKAKIEMAKILSNETIGFYLDNGEPIVNVPKSLGGEGHEIIKIDDKYEGYNLLIVKKK; encoded by the coding sequence GTGATCAAAATACCTCAAGAAGTGATAGAAGAAGAGAAAAATTATAGAAATAAAGTAGAAGAACTGAAAAAAGGTGTGATAGAGCCGGAAAGGTTTAAACCCTATCGGGTCTCTATGGGAATCTATGAGCAAAGAGACAATGATACCTATATGATTAGAACCAGGATCCCATCGGGGGTAATCAGTTTAGAACAATTAAAAAAAATAAGTGAACTGGCCAAACAATATTCCCACGGATATATTCACTTTACAACTAGACAGGATATTCAATTTCATAAAGTGACCTTAGATGATACCGTCAACATAATGGAAGGGCTTTTAGAAGCAGGCATCGTTACCAGAGGTACTGGAGGAAATACCGCAAGGAATATAGGGTGTTCTCCTCTGTCGGGAGTGTCCCAAGATGATGTATTTGATGTGGCGTCTTATGCCTTAGTCACAACTGAGTATGCCCTTAAGGATCCTTCAATGCTTAATCTTCCTAGAAAATATAAAATTGCCTATTCAAATTCTCCAGAGGATACAGGAAATGCAACAATCTCTGACTTGGGATTTGTTGCAAAAATAGAAAATGGCGAAAAAGGTTTTGAAGTATATGGCGCTGGAGGGCTAGGAGGAAGTCCCAATGTTTCAATCAAGCTAGCGGATTTTATTCCTGCATCGGAAGTATTATACCATGTTCAAGCGATGAAGGAACTATTCGAAAATGAAGGAGATAGAACCAACAAGCATAAAGCGCGTATCAGATATATCTTGCAACGATTAGGAGAAGAAACATTTAAAGCCAAATATCAAGAGATTTTACAGGAGATCAAAAAAGAAAAAAGCCTAGAGGTCTTTTTCAAGGAGTCAATTCCGACTAAACAGATAGGTGAGTATGCAGAAATTTCCAATCCCCTAATATTTGAGCAAAAGAATAAAGGATATTTCTCTTTATATATTCATCCTGAAAATGGGAATCTTGATGTTGAAAATCTTGATAAAGTGATTAAATATATAGATGATTTGAATTATGAGGTTTCCATCAGGTTAACCAATACCCAAGGTTTTTTTGTGAGAGATTTGCTAGGTAGCGATGCTGAAAACTTATTGGATCTGACAGGTAGCTTCACTTCTACATTTGATATTGACAATTCTGTTGCATGTGCTGGTGCCGCCACCTGCAAGTTAGGTCTAGGTTTATCACAAAATCTATTATCTGCTATAAAAAGCAGATTTGCCAATGTCGATGAAGCGATTAAACTGCAACTGCCAAGAATTTTTATTTCTGGTTGCCAAAACTCTTGCGGGCAACATCAAAAAGGAGAAATCGGACTATATGGTAGAGCTAGAAGAGTCGCCGATGGATTGGTACCTATGTATGTTGTTTCCTTCGAAGGTGCTGTTGGTGTAGGAAAAGCGAACTTAGGCAGTGATTATGGAACGATTCCGGCTAAAAAGATACCAGGGTTTTTATATGAATTGGCTAACTTGAAAAGTGAATCTGGAATAATCGATTTCAGCGAATTTGTGAAAAAAGAAAAAGCGTCTCTAGATCAGCTTATTGAAGGATTCTCTACTATTGAATCTGAGACTGAAAATCCTAATCTATATTATGATTTTGGCTCAGAGGAAAAGTTTTCTCTTAAGGGTAGAGGACCAGGTGAATGTAGTGCAGGTGTGCTGGATGTAATCAAACTAGATATATCCAATTCCCAAGCCTATATTAATGAGTTTGAAAAAGTAAAAGAGTCGATCAAGCTATACGATGCCAGTGTGTCAGCAGCAAGAGCGCTTTTAATATTAAAAGGTGTAGATACCACTAAGGATAGGTTGATTTTCAAAGAATTTATTAGTCATTTTGTAGACACAGGACATGTAAAAGAACAGATAAAAAGTCTAATAGAGGATCTGCTTGACTATAAGCTTGGTGACTTAGATAGTTTGGAAAACCATTATGAAGAAGTGAAATATCTAGTCAATAAGGTTGTTCAAATGTATGAATCTTTAAATACGAAGTTGGAGATCACACTGCCTAAGGAGGCAGAAGTACAAAACACGCAAAATGCCTCTGAAGTAGAAGTAAACAACCATACATCTTTAAACATAGTGGATTTGAAGGGTGTAAAGTGTCCCATGAATTTTGTTAAGGCAAAAATAGAAATGGCTAAAATTTTATCTAATGAAACCATTGGATTTTATTTAGACAATGGAGAACCTATCGTAAATGTGCCTAAAAGCCTTGGAGGGGAAGGACATGAAATTATAAAAATAGATGATAAGTATGAGGGATACAACTTACTTATTGTCAAGAAAAAGTAG
- the cysD gene encoding sulfate adenylyltransferase subunit CysD yields the protein MDHLTKLENKSIHILREAYANFKDLGMLWSIGKDSTVLVHLARKAFLGHVPFPLVHIDTNYKIPEMIAHRNNYAKEWNLDMIYGQNIEALAAKNTFPDGRCSRLECCKLLKTEALQVTLNGTGPRFRLNHETGGYELEKNPTAFTGIIVGVRSDEEGSRSKERYFSPRNQKNDWNIGEQPPEFWNQYKTDFARDTHVRVHPLLDWTELDLWEYIQRENIPMVSLYFDQGEGKRYRSLGCGPCTQPVESSATTVEEIVEELRTGKFSNVAERSGRAQDQEDGGGLEELRKAGYM from the coding sequence ATGGATCATTTAACGAAACTTGAAAATAAGTCCATCCATATTTTAAGAGAAGCTTATGCAAATTTTAAAGATTTAGGTATGTTGTGGTCTATAGGTAAAGATAGTACAGTACTGGTACATTTAGCAAGAAAGGCTTTTTTGGGTCATGTTCCATTTCCACTAGTTCATATAGATACGAATTACAAGATTCCAGAGATGATTGCCCATAGAAACAATTATGCAAAGGAATGGAACCTTGATATGATTTATGGACAAAACATTGAAGCATTGGCAGCCAAAAACACTTTTCCTGATGGGAGGTGTAGCCGATTAGAGTGTTGTAAATTATTAAAAACCGAAGCCCTACAAGTCACATTAAATGGAACTGGTCCAAGATTTAGATTAAATCATGAAACAGGTGGATACGAACTTGAAAAGAATCCAACAGCTTTTACAGGGATCATTGTGGGTGTGCGCTCTGATGAAGAAGGGTCAAGGTCTAAAGAGAGATATTTTTCACCTAGAAATCAAAAAAATGACTGGAACATTGGGGAACAGCCACCTGAGTTTTGGAATCAATATAAAACAGACTTTGCACGGGATACACATGTAAGAGTACATCCCCTTCTTGATTGGACGGAATTGGATCTTTGGGAATATATTCAACGGGAAAACATCCCAATGGTTTCCTTGTATTTTGATCAAGGAGAAGGGAAACGATACAGGTCATTAGGATGTGGTCCATGTACGCAACCGGTAGAATCAAGCGCCACCACAGTGGAAGAAATTGTAGAAGAATTAAGAACTGGAAAGTTTTCCAATGTTGCTGAGAGAAGTGGAAGAGCCCAGGATCAAGAAGATGGCGGCGGATTAGAGGAACTAAGAAAAGCTGGATACATGTAA
- a CDS encoding HesA/MoeB/ThiF family protein, translating into MDFNDQQIERYSRHIILSEVGVEGQQKLLDAKVLVIGTGGLGAPAAMFLAAAGIGTIGLVDADKVDLSNLQRQIIHQTKDVGKLKVLSGKETINEMNPDVNVITYETFATASNILDIIKDQDYDFVIDGTDNFSAKFLINDACVLAKKPFSHAGIIRFNGQLTTYIPDNDTPCYRCIFKQPPPEGAVPTCSQAGVLGVMGGVIGTLQATETIKYILGIGENLAGYLLTYDAITMEFRKVKIKHNKKCSVCGEEPTIKELIDYKPPVCGI; encoded by the coding sequence TTGGACTTTAACGATCAACAGATAGAGAGATATTCAAGACATATTATTTTATCAGAAGTAGGTGTTGAAGGGCAGCAAAAATTATTGGATGCAAAGGTACTTGTGATCGGAACTGGAGGGCTAGGTGCTCCAGCGGCTATGTTTTTAGCAGCAGCAGGTATTGGTACCATAGGGCTGGTAGATGCTGATAAGGTAGATTTATCTAACTTACAAAGACAAATCATACATCAAACTAAAGACGTTGGTAAGCTAAAGGTATTATCAGGTAAAGAAACCATCAATGAAATGAATCCAGATGTCAATGTGATTACTTACGAAACCTTCGCAACAGCTTCAAACATATTAGACATCATTAAAGATCAAGATTATGATTTTGTCATTGATGGGACTGATAATTTTTCCGCTAAATTCTTAATAAATGATGCATGTGTCCTTGCTAAAAAGCCTTTTTCTCATGCTGGAATCATAAGATTTAATGGGCAATTGACCACTTATATTCCAGACAACGATACACCTTGCTATAGATGTATATTCAAACAGCCACCTCCAGAGGGAGCTGTGCCTACCTGTAGCCAAGCTGGGGTGTTGGGCGTTATGGGTGGTGTTATTGGTACACTTCAGGCTACAGAAACGATCAAATATATATTAGGGATCGGCGAAAACTTAGCTGGATATTTGTTAACCTACGATGCCATTACCATGGAATTTAGAAAAGTAAAAATAAAACATAATAAAAAATGTAGTGTATGTGGTGAAGAACCTACAATTAAGGAATTAATAGATTATAAACCACCTGTTTGTGGAATATAA
- the thiS gene encoding sulfur carrier protein ThiS, which produces MKIKINGEEKELQKEVNILELLVIQEVQMPEMVSVELNGEIVDRDDFENTLLKENDVIELLYFMGGGTFGL; this is translated from the coding sequence ATGAAAATCAAAATTAATGGTGAAGAGAAAGAACTACAAAAAGAAGTGAATATACTAGAACTTTTAGTAATACAAGAGGTACAGATGCCGGAAATGGTTTCTGTAGAATTAAATGGTGAAATTGTAGATCGTGATGACTTTGAAAACACCTTGCTTAAAGAAAATGATGTAATAGAACTTTTATATTTCATGGGAGGTGGCACTTTTGGACTTTAA
- a CDS encoding adenylyl-sulfate reductase subunit alpha yields METDVLIIGGGTAGCFSALTISESSNLKVIITDKANIKRSGCLAAGVNAINAYIGKGETAESFVDYVKRDAEGIIREDLVYSIAKGLNQVTKRLEDLGIPILKDENGEYVQRGKRSIKINGENIKPILAGAVTDKDNIAILNNVNIVDYLVKEDCVIGAIGFSLKENKIYEIYAKKILCATGGASGLYKPNNPIFSRHKMWYSPFNTGAGYAMGIRAGAEMTSFEMRFIALRCKDTIAPTGTIAQGIKTVQINGKGEAYVERYGKPTTHMRLYSTVMENLKGNGPCFLRTEGITDEQQKEFFKAYLNMAPAQTLKWLEGNTGPSHENVEIEGTEPYIVGGHTASGYWVDCHRRTTLKNLYAVGDVAGGSPKKYVSGCLVEGEIAAMSIINTIEDGTIPKLDNEAINEKIQYISYFFDTPSSRHSIQEIEIAMQKIMDEYAGGISKAYMYNKVKLDIAAKGIDELLSLIDKVKANDLYDLLSIFEIIDRLYVCKVLIKHLEARKETRWRCYQENTDFPEKDDENWMKYINSVYRDGDVNILFRQLVGRDKFYEHTN; encoded by the coding sequence ATGGAAACAGATGTACTGATTATCGGTGGAGGAACCGCTGGATGCTTTAGTGCACTGACCATCAGTGAAAGTTCGAATCTAAAGGTTATCATTACAGATAAAGCAAATATAAAAAGAAGTGGTTGTCTAGCAGCTGGGGTGAATGCAATAAATGCCTATATTGGTAAGGGTGAAACTGCCGAATCCTTTGTAGACTATGTGAAAAGAGATGCTGAAGGAATCATTCGTGAGGATTTGGTCTATAGCATCGCCAAGGGGCTTAATCAAGTAACCAAGCGACTTGAAGATCTAGGGATACCAATCTTAAAAGATGAAAACGGTGAATATGTACAAAGGGGAAAAAGAAGTATCAAAATCAATGGTGAAAATATAAAGCCTATTCTTGCAGGAGCTGTAACAGACAAAGATAATATTGCGATTTTAAATAATGTCAATATTGTCGATTATCTAGTCAAAGAGGATTGTGTGATTGGTGCCATTGGTTTTTCTCTAAAGGAAAATAAAATTTATGAGATCTATGCGAAAAAAATCCTATGTGCAACCGGAGGAGCGTCAGGACTCTATAAACCCAACAATCCTATTTTTTCTAGACACAAAATGTGGTACAGTCCATTTAATACAGGTGCTGGATATGCCATGGGGATCAGAGCAGGTGCTGAAATGACCTCATTTGAAATGAGATTTATCGCATTGAGGTGTAAAGATACCATCGCACCCACGGGCACCATTGCCCAAGGGATCAAGACAGTACAAATTAATGGAAAAGGTGAAGCGTATGTAGAGAGATATGGCAAGCCCACAACCCATATGAGACTTTATTCTACGGTGATGGAAAATCTTAAAGGCAATGGTCCTTGTTTTTTAAGAACAGAAGGGATTACAGATGAGCAACAAAAGGAGTTCTTCAAAGCCTATTTAAATATGGCTCCAGCTCAAACATTGAAATGGTTGGAGGGAAATACGGGTCCATCACATGAAAATGTGGAAATAGAAGGAACTGAACCCTATATTGTAGGAGGTCATACCGCCAGTGGTTATTGGGTAGATTGCCATAGAAGAACCACCCTAAAAAACCTCTATGCAGTGGGAGATGTAGCCGGTGGAAGTCCTAAAAAATATGTAAGTGGATGCCTGGTAGAAGGTGAGATCGCTGCTATGTCCATTATAAACACAATAGAGGATGGAACAATTCCTAAGCTGGACAATGAAGCAATTAATGAAAAAATTCAATATATCTCTTACTTTTTTGATACCCCTTCATCTCGACACAGTATTCAGGAAATTGAAATAGCCATGCAAAAGATCATGGATGAATATGCAGGAGGCATATCCAAGGCCTATATGTATAACAAAGTAAAGCTAGACATTGCAGCTAAAGGGATAGATGAGCTTTTAAGCTTAATAGATAAAGTAAAGGCCAATGATTTATACGATTTGCTATCTATATTTGAAATTATCGATCGGCTATATGTATGTAAAGTATTGATTAAACACTTGGAAGCTAGAAAAGAAACGAGATGGAGATGTTACCAAGAGAACACTGATTTTCCTGAAAAGGACGATGAAAACTGGATGAAATATATTAATTCAGTATATCGAGATGGTGATGTAAACATTCTATTTAGACAATTAGTTGGGAGGGACAAATTTTATGAGCATACAAATTGA
- a CDS encoding GTP-binding protein, protein MMNNNLDENQLSVIESQQSNMNIVIVGHVDHGKSTIIGRLLADTGSLPEGKLEQVKETCRKNAKPFEYAFLLDALKDEQSQGITIDSARVFFKTQERKYIIIDAPGHIEFLKNMVTGAARAEVALLVIDAKEGVKENSKRHGYLLSMLGIKQVVVLINKMDLVDYSKERYEEILAEYKAFLSEIDVEAESFIPISGFKGENVASGSDKMPWYSGMTVLEKLDGLKNIEDIKNQAFRMPVQGIYKFTAGGDDRRIVAGTIDTGKVKVGHEMVFYPSGKKSKVKSIERFNAPKTDEDVSGSATGFTLEDQIYITRGELACIIGERQPEVSTQIKTKLFWLGKEDLNNTRDYYLKMGTQKVKAALEEVITVLDASTLTKTERQYVQRHEVAEVIFKLEKAIAFDKAENSTETSRFVLVDNYEISGGGIIVDNLENEELWLNEKNNERNIRWSENAVTRKERAGRFVQRPTMVVISGEKGINKKEIASYIERGLFTEGRNVYYMDTESVFSEADAEVKEGNAMENREKQFKEFAKASNFLLDSGNIVIATINEIEEKDINIINTMVSSENIKLVWIGNVKDDHLPIHIHVEGNEKREMIYQKVKKLMIDTKIIFQPEAI, encoded by the coding sequence ATGATGAATAATAATTTAGACGAAAATCAATTGTCAGTGATAGAATCTCAACAGTCAAATATGAACATTGTGATCGTAGGCCATGTAGATCATGGGAAAAGTACGATTATTGGAAGGCTTTTAGCTGATACAGGTTCATTACCAGAAGGAAAATTAGAGCAAGTAAAGGAAACCTGTAGAAAAAATGCAAAACCATTTGAATATGCTTTTTTATTAGATGCCCTAAAGGATGAGCAATCACAGGGAATTACAATCGATTCGGCTAGGGTATTTTTTAAAACACAGGAAAGAAAATATATTATTATAGATGCACCTGGACATATTGAATTCCTGAAAAATATGGTTACCGGTGCAGCAAGGGCAGAAGTGGCTTTATTGGTAATCGATGCAAAAGAAGGGGTAAAGGAAAACTCCAAAAGACATGGATATCTACTCTCTATGCTGGGGATCAAACAAGTTGTTGTGCTGATTAATAAAATGGACCTTGTGGATTATAGCAAAGAAAGATACGAAGAAATTTTAGCAGAATATAAAGCCTTTCTTTCGGAAATTGATGTAGAAGCAGAATCCTTTATTCCCATTAGTGGTTTTAAAGGAGAAAACGTTGCCTCGGGTTCTGACAAAATGCCATGGTATAGTGGTATGACGGTATTAGAAAAGTTAGATGGGTTAAAAAATATAGAGGATATCAAAAACCAAGCATTTAGAATGCCTGTACAGGGCATATATAAATTTACTGCTGGGGGAGACGATAGAAGAATTGTAGCAGGAACAATTGATACAGGTAAAGTGAAAGTTGGCCATGAGATGGTCTTTTACCCTAGTGGGAAAAAATCCAAGGTGAAATCCATTGAGCGATTTAATGCCCCGAAGACCGATGAAGATGTATCTGGTAGTGCAACTGGATTTACTCTTGAAGATCAGATTTATATTACCAGAGGGGAATTAGCCTGCATAATAGGAGAGAGGCAGCCAGAAGTTTCCACACAGATCAAAACAAAACTATTTTGGTTGGGAAAAGAAGATTTAAATAACACCAGAGATTATTATTTGAAGATGGGAACACAAAAGGTAAAGGCTGCCCTTGAAGAAGTCATAACTGTTCTCGATGCTTCCACTTTAACGAAAACAGAAAGACAGTATGTACAAAGACATGAAGTAGCAGAAGTGATTTTCAAATTAGAAAAAGCCATTGCCTTCGATAAGGCAGAAAATTCAACAGAGACCTCAAGGTTTGTACTTGTTGACAATTATGAAATATCCGGTGGAGGTATTATCGTAGATAACCTAGAGAATGAGGAGCTTTGGTTAAACGAAAAAAATAATGAAAGAAACATAAGGTGGAGTGAAAATGCTGTTACAAGAAAAGAAAGAGCCGGTCGGTTTGTACAAAGACCCACAATGGTTGTGATCTCTGGTGAAAAAGGTATCAATAAGAAGGAAATTGCATCCTATATTGAAAGAGGACTTTTTACAGAGGGGAGAAATGTGTATTATATGGATACCGAAAGTGTGTTTTCTGAAGCGGATGCAGAAGTAAAAGAAGGAAATGCTATGGAAAATAGAGAAAAACAATTTAAAGAATTCGCCAAGGCATCTAATTTCCTGCTAGATTCAGGGAATATCGTGATAGCAACTATAAATGAGATAGAAGAAAAAGATATCAACATTATCAATACGATGGTGAGTTCTGAAAATATTAAGTTGGTATGGATAGGAAATGTAAAGGATGATCATTTACCAATCCATATTCATGTTGAGGGAAATGAAAAGAGAGAAATGATCTATCAAAAAGTTAAAAAGTTGATGATAGATACTAAAATCATTTTTCAGCCGGAGGCAATATAG
- the cysC gene encoding adenylyl-sulfate kinase, with protein MMSDNNNIVWHDTNIKREDREALLKQKGAVLWFTGLSGSGKSTVANAVEKKLYEASRATYLLDGDNIRHGLNKGLGFDTKDRIENIRRIAEVSKLFVDAGIITLTAFISPFIKERNDVRGLLGDRFIEIFVDCSLEACEGRDPKGLYQKARAGEIKNFTGIDSPYEKPVSPEIIVQTDIKSVDECANQILQYLNTNGFI; from the coding sequence ATGATGAGTGATAACAACAATATTGTTTGGCATGATACCAATATAAAAAGAGAAGACCGAGAGGCTTTATTGAAACAAAAGGGGGCGGTACTGTGGTTTACTGGTTTATCCGGCTCGGGTAAATCCACAGTAGCCAATGCCGTAGAAAAAAAATTATATGAAGCCAGTAGAGCCACCTATTTACTAGATGGTGATAATATAAGGCACGGTTTGAACAAGGGCTTGGGCTTCGACACAAAGGACCGTATCGAAAATATTAGAAGAATTGCAGAGGTAAGTAAACTCTTTGTCGATGCTGGTATCATCACGCTTACTGCCTTTATCTCTCCCTTTATCAAGGAAAGAAATGATGTTAGAGGGTTACTGGGAGATCGATTTATCGAAATATTTGTGGATTGTTCCCTAGAGGCCTGTGAAGGAAGAGATCCGAAAGGACTCTATCAAAAAGCCAGAGCTGGAGAAATAAAGAATTTTACTGGAATCGATTCTCCCTATGAAAAACCAGTCAGTCCTGAAATCATTGTTCAGACGGATATTAAAAGCGTAGATGAATGTGCCAATCAAATCCTTCAATATTTAAATACAAATGGATTTATCTAA